The Streptomyces sp. DH-12 genome has a window encoding:
- a CDS encoding carboxymuconolactone decarboxylase family protein, whose product MTHTDTTGTVPYAAEEPARLEWAKHAPEVYKAMVRLDAAARQGLDPKLAELVKIRASQLNHCAFCLDMHTKDALAAGESVERIVQLAAWEESRHFYTEKELAAIELTEAVTVLAGGASQTKSGGGFVPDEVYERAAQQFDETELSHLIAAVAVINAWNRFGVTCRMAPGHYQPGQHR is encoded by the coding sequence ATGACGCACACCGACACGACCGGGACGGTCCCCTACGCGGCGGAGGAGCCCGCCCGCCTGGAGTGGGCGAAGCACGCCCCCGAGGTCTACAAGGCGATGGTCCGGCTGGACGCCGCGGCCCGGCAGGGGCTGGACCCGAAGCTGGCCGAGCTGGTGAAGATCCGCGCCTCGCAGCTCAATCACTGCGCGTTCTGCCTGGACATGCACACCAAGGACGCCCTCGCGGCGGGCGAGAGCGTCGAGCGGATCGTCCAGCTCGCCGCGTGGGAGGAGTCGCGGCACTTCTACACGGAGAAGGAGCTCGCCGCGATCGAGCTGACCGAGGCGGTCACGGTTCTGGCTGGGGGCGCCTCCCAGACGAAGTCCGGGGGAGGCTTCGTGCCGGACGAGGTGTACGAGCGGGCCGCCCAGCAGTTCGACGAGACGGAGCTGTCCCATCTGATCGCCGCCGTCGCGGTGATCAACGCCTGGAACCGGTTCGGCGTGACCTGCCGGATGGCGCCCGGTCACTACCAGCCGGGACAGCACCGCTAG
- a CDS encoding glutathionylspermidine synthase family protein, giving the protein MERRTTEPRPGWQRTVEEQGLIYPLTRYPDDSLRPYWDESAYYVFALDEVEALEETVEELHAMSLAAAGHIVAEGRFADLGITDPRVVDAVTEAWHRRDELPSLYGRFDLRYDGTGPAKLLEYNADTPTSLVEAASPQWFWMEERFPGADQWNSLHERLVDAWRKQSALLPPGSPLYFAHTAGDESGEDLMTVAYLKETAEQAGLETDWLAMEEIGWDRLSGRFVDNRLRFIRSIFKLYPWEWLTTDRFAGHVLDTLDNGGGTGSTLWIEPAWKMLLSNKALLAILWELDPGHPNLLPAYLDGPRELADTTGWVAKPLLGREGAGVTVHQPGTAPEPRDEPCCYQGLAPLPDFDGNRVVLGAWVVENEAAGLGIRESSGLITDAYARFLPHVIL; this is encoded by the coding sequence GTGGAACGGCGCACCACCGAGCCCCGCCCCGGCTGGCAGCGGACCGTCGAGGAGCAGGGGCTCATCTACCCGCTGACCCGCTACCCCGACGACTCCCTGCGCCCCTACTGGGACGAGAGCGCCTACTACGTCTTCGCCCTGGACGAGGTCGAGGCGCTCGAGGAGACCGTCGAGGAACTGCACGCGATGAGCCTGGCGGCGGCCGGACACATCGTCGCCGAGGGCCGCTTCGCCGATCTCGGCATCACCGACCCCCGGGTCGTGGACGCGGTCACCGAGGCATGGCACCGGAGGGACGAACTGCCCTCCCTGTACGGCCGCTTCGACCTCCGCTACGACGGCACGGGCCCGGCGAAACTGCTGGAGTACAACGCGGACACCCCGACCTCCCTGGTGGAGGCGGCCTCCCCGCAGTGGTTCTGGATGGAGGAGCGCTTCCCCGGCGCCGACCAGTGGAACTCCCTGCACGAACGGCTCGTCGACGCCTGGAGGAAGCAGTCCGCCCTGCTCCCGCCGGGCAGCCCGCTGTACTTCGCCCACACCGCCGGCGACGAGAGCGGCGAGGACCTGATGACCGTCGCCTACCTCAAGGAGACCGCCGAACAGGCCGGCCTGGAGACCGACTGGCTCGCCATGGAGGAGATCGGCTGGGACCGGCTCTCCGGCCGCTTCGTCGACAACCGCCTGCGGTTCATCCGCAGCATCTTCAAGCTGTACCCGTGGGAGTGGCTGACCACCGACCGCTTCGCCGGCCATGTGCTCGACACCCTCGACAACGGCGGCGGCACCGGCTCCACCCTGTGGATCGAACCCGCCTGGAAGATGCTGCTCAGCAACAAGGCGCTGCTGGCGATCCTCTGGGAACTCGACCCGGGCCACCCCAACCTCCTCCCCGCCTACCTCGACGGCCCGCGCGAACTGGCGGACACCACGGGCTGGGTCGCCAAGCCGCTGCTGGGCCGCGAGGGCGCCGGCGTCACCGTGCACCAGCCCGGCACCGCCCCGGAGCCCCGCGACGAGCCCTGCTGCTACCAGGGGCTCGCCCCGCTGCCCGACTTCGACGGCAACCGGGTCGTCCTCGGCGCCTGGGTGGTGGAGAACGAGGCCGCGGGTCTCGGCATCCGCGAGTCCTCCGGCCTGATCACCGACGCGTACGCCCGCTTCCTGCCGCACGTCATCCTGTAG
- a CDS encoding glycine hydroxymethyltransferase produces the protein MSAEQPLTPESTAFRSALDVIRAVEPRVADAIGQEVADQREMLKLIASENYASPATLLAMGNWFSDKYAEGTVGRRFYAGCRNVDTVESLAAEHAKELFGARHAYVQPHSGIDANLVAFWAVLADRVEAPFLEKTGVRQINDLSEADWAELRQAFGNQRMLGMSLDAGGHLTHGFRPNISGKMFDQRSYGTDPATGLIDYDALRASAREFKPLIIVAGYSAYPRLVNFRVMREIADEVGATLMVDMAHFAGLVAGKVLTGDFDPVPHAQIVTTTTHKSLRGPRGGMVLCDDSLKDQVDRGCPMVLGGPLPHVMAAKAVALAEARQPAFQDYAQRIVDNSRALAEGLMRRGATLVTGGTDNHLNLIDVATSYGLTGRQAEAALLDSGIVTNRNAIPADPNGAWYTSGIRIGTPALTTRGLGTAEMDEVAGLIDRVLTTAEPGTTKSGAPSKASHVLDEKVADEISRRATDLVAGFPLYPEVDLG, from the coding sequence ATGTCTGCCGAGCAGCCGCTCACCCCCGAGTCCACCGCCTTCCGCTCCGCCCTCGACGTGATCCGCGCCGTCGAGCCGCGCGTCGCCGACGCCATCGGGCAGGAGGTCGCCGACCAGCGCGAGATGCTCAAGCTGATCGCCTCCGAGAACTACGCCTCCCCGGCCACCCTGCTGGCGATGGGCAACTGGTTCAGCGACAAGTACGCCGAGGGCACCGTCGGCCGCCGCTTCTACGCCGGCTGCCGCAACGTGGACACGGTCGAGTCGCTCGCCGCCGAGCACGCCAAGGAGCTGTTCGGCGCCCGCCACGCCTACGTCCAGCCGCACTCCGGCATCGACGCCAACCTGGTCGCCTTCTGGGCCGTCCTCGCCGACCGCGTCGAGGCGCCGTTCCTGGAGAAGACCGGCGTCCGCCAGATCAACGACCTCTCCGAGGCCGACTGGGCCGAACTGCGCCAGGCCTTCGGCAACCAGCGCATGCTCGGCATGTCCCTGGACGCCGGCGGTCACCTCACCCACGGCTTCCGGCCCAACATCTCCGGCAAGATGTTCGACCAGCGCTCCTACGGCACCGACCCGGCCACCGGCCTGATCGACTACGACGCCCTGCGCGCCTCCGCCCGGGAGTTCAAGCCGCTGATCATCGTCGCCGGCTACTCCGCCTACCCCCGTCTGGTGAACTTCCGCGTCATGCGCGAGATCGCCGACGAGGTCGGCGCCACGCTCATGGTCGACATGGCCCACTTCGCGGGCCTGGTCGCCGGCAAGGTCCTCACCGGCGACTTCGACCCCGTGCCGCACGCCCAGATCGTCACCACCACCACCCACAAGTCGCTGCGCGGTCCGCGCGGCGGCATGGTGCTGTGCGACGACTCCCTGAAGGACCAGGTCGACCGCGGCTGCCCGATGGTCCTCGGCGGCCCGCTGCCGCACGTCATGGCCGCCAAGGCCGTCGCCCTCGCCGAGGCCCGGCAGCCCGCCTTCCAGGACTACGCCCAGCGCATCGTGGACAACTCCCGCGCGCTCGCCGAGGGCCTGATGCGCCGTGGCGCCACGCTGGTCACCGGCGGCACCGACAACCACCTCAACCTGATCGACGTCGCCACCTCCTACGGCCTCACCGGCCGGCAGGCCGAGGCGGCCCTGCTCGACTCGGGCATCGTCACCAACCGCAACGCCATCCCGGCCGACCCCAACGGGGCCTGGTACACCTCCGGCATCCGGATCGGCACGCCCGCGCTGACCACGCGAGGGCTCGGGACGGCGGAGATGGACGAGGTCGCCGGTCTCATCGACCGCGTCCTCACCACCGCGGAGCCGGGCACCACCAAGTCCGGAGCGCCGTCCAAGGCGTCGCACGTGCTCGACGAGAAGGTCGCCGACGAGATCTCGCGGCGGGCCACCGACCTGGTCGCCGGCTTCCCGCTGTACCCGGAGGTCGACCTCGGCTGA
- a CDS encoding PLP-dependent aminotransferase family protein: MAERWATFGIDLHLDPRGPGLRRGLTDALREAVRGGRLAPGARLPSSRSLAADLGVARNTVADAYADLVAEGWLTARQGSGTRVADRAAPGRPAAAPTPRRTPGRLPYSLMPGTPDLASFPRAAWLRATRRALAAAPHDAFGYGDPRGRPELREALAGYLSRVRGVRADPEHVVVCSGFAHGLRLLCEVLRARGARTLAVESYGLDAHWDLVRRAGLETVPLARDDLGTRAGDPGDADAVLLNPAHQFPLGGALRPERRAAVVEWARRTGGLILEDDYDGEFRYDRQPVGALQDLDPGRVVYLGTASKSLAPGLRLGWMVVPPWLLPDVLAHGGGRTVSVVEQLVLAEFLSSGAHDRQVRAARLRYRRRRDALVRALAERAPHVRVTGIAAGLHAVLELPPGTEQAVQRAAVWQGLAVKGLDFFRHPGVTAPAGDALVVGYATPPDHAWNGTLEALLRALP, encoded by the coding sequence ATGGCGGAACGCTGGGCCACTTTCGGCATCGACCTCCACCTCGACCCGCGCGGGCCCGGACTGCGGCGCGGCCTCACCGACGCCCTGCGGGAGGCCGTCCGCGGCGGTCGGCTCGCCCCCGGCGCCCGGCTGCCCTCCTCCCGCTCCCTCGCCGCCGACCTGGGCGTCGCCCGCAACACCGTCGCCGACGCCTACGCCGACCTGGTCGCCGAGGGCTGGCTCACCGCACGCCAGGGCTCCGGCACCCGGGTCGCCGACCGCGCCGCCCCCGGCCGCCCGGCCGCGGCCCCCACGCCCCGCCGCACCCCCGGCCGGCTCCCGTACAGCCTGATGCCCGGCACCCCCGACCTCGCGTCCTTCCCCCGCGCCGCGTGGCTGCGGGCCACCCGCCGCGCCCTCGCCGCCGCGCCCCACGACGCCTTCGGCTACGGCGACCCGCGCGGCCGCCCGGAACTGCGCGAGGCCCTCGCCGGGTACCTGTCCCGGGTCCGGGGCGTGCGCGCCGACCCCGAGCACGTCGTCGTCTGCTCCGGCTTCGCACACGGCCTCCGGCTGCTGTGCGAGGTGCTGCGCGCCCGCGGCGCCCGCACCCTCGCCGTGGAGTCGTACGGCCTCGACGCGCACTGGGACCTGGTCCGCCGCGCCGGCCTGGAGACCGTCCCGCTGGCCCGGGACGACCTCGGCACCCGCGCCGGGGACCCGGGCGACGCCGACGCGGTGCTGCTCAACCCGGCCCACCAGTTCCCGCTCGGCGGGGCGCTGCGCCCGGAGCGCCGGGCCGCCGTGGTCGAGTGGGCGCGCCGCACCGGCGGCCTGATCCTGGAGGACGACTACGACGGCGAGTTCCGCTACGACCGCCAGCCCGTCGGCGCCCTCCAGGACCTCGACCCCGGGCGGGTGGTCTACCTCGGCACCGCCAGCAAGTCCCTCGCCCCCGGCCTGCGGCTGGGCTGGATGGTGGTGCCGCCGTGGCTGCTGCCGGACGTCCTCGCGCACGGCGGCGGCCGCACGGTGAGCGTCGTGGAACAGCTCGTCCTCGCCGAGTTCCTCTCCTCCGGCGCCCACGACCGGCAGGTCCGCGCCGCCCGCCTGCGCTACCGCCGCCGCAGGGACGCCCTCGTACGGGCCCTCGCCGAACGGGCGCCGCACGTCCGCGTCACCGGCATCGCCGCCGGACTGCACGCGGTCCTCGAACTGCCGCCCGGCACCGAGCAGGCGGTCCAGCGGGCGGCCGTCTGGCAGGGGCTCGCCGTCAAGGGCCTGGACTTCTTCCGCCACCCCGGCGTCACCGCCCCGGCCGGCGACGCCCTCGTGGTCGGCTACGCCACCCCGCCCGACCACGCCTGGAACGGCACCCTGGAGGCCCTGCTCCGCGCCCTCCCGTGA